In the genome of Halictus rubicundus isolate RS-2024b unplaced genomic scaffold, iyHalRubi1_principal scaffold0119, whole genome shotgun sequence, one region contains:
- the LOC143363763 gene encoding uncharacterized protein LOC143363763 yields MADHPNEDTTIEYLLKRIQKLEEERVASEVSVLSRPLQHPIEAIPTFSGEELGESADTWCDMVEEITKDLTSTQRLCSATHALTGSAKEWYRTWRGNPRTWTIFRQDLCSIYTTEDRLGQLLRRAVLYTSDDAASYSEYARTKLKYFTQTKISFTPMELVRLVIASVMDSTTRQSLTNARYTTTADLLTGIALYIKRRRDPKDQDHRKNPSKRPYSTSRPGKRCFVCDSMDHVQSDCPKRQKIAAGSSRPPSKHTATCTYCTKRGHEEDTCWLKQRAQRFNAGQSPTENISKTTYRTQKGKPEVNACYSMPHQPTPVIIRDCVVRNCLIDSGGLQMLINEDGTSRLVRCPSKLPQEPTSEMQPLACVAVDLDEPIKSQLNSLLNRYRHMSNNDNIIHNKVKTARLDITLKEGKIVNYHPYRLSFSEREKVRVIINDLLEKGIIRESTSSFASPIILVKKKNGEDRLCVDYRALNRITVKDRYPLPLIDDQLDRLGKNKYFTVLDMASGFHQIAIAEDSVSKTAFVTPDGHFEYLRMPFGLANAPAVFQRAINIALGNLKYDTALVYLDDILIPSITKEEGLEKLDRVLHALDTAGFSLNIKKCKFLETEIEYLGRVVSAEGIKPGRGKVKALVESPVPENVKQVRQFMGLAGYFRKFIPEFAVRTACITKLTKNNEPWNWGSEHETARKYVIDKLTSEPCLVTFDPNKETELHTDASAIGYGAVLFQKFERDLRVVAYFSRRTTVEESRYHSYELETLAVVNALKYFRVYLLGIEFKLVTDCNAIKATNTKRDLLPRIARWWIYLQDFNYTIEYRKGKHIEYADYLSRNPSKNKACYVNVICQGSWLEIAQKNDEETKSIIERIRYAFTKYVQLVPLTSLTGEETLQVFRERLLLFGRPRTVVLDRGKTGRPQVAPKDRLRLWKGEWAGDEMSSDDEDKNEPC; encoded by the exons ATGGCTGACCATCCGAATGAAGATACGACTATCGAATACTTGCTAAAGCGCATTCAAAAATTAGAGGAAGAACGCGTCGCGAGTGAAGTAAGTGTGCTAAGTCGACCTCTGCAACATCCGATAGAAGCCATACCGACATTCAGTGGTGAAGAACTTGGTGAAAGTGCGGACACGTGGTGTGATATGGTGGAAGAAATCACGAAGGACCTTACATCGACGCAACGATTGTGTAGTGCAACGCACGCGTTAACGGGTTCGGCCAAAGAATGGTACCGTACGTGGCGGGGAAACCCACGAACATGGACGATTTTTCGCCAAGATTTGTGCTCGATCTACACTACGGAAGACCGTCTTGGTCAGTTATTACGTCGCGCGGTGCTCTATACCAGCGACGATGCCGCTAGTTATTCGGAATACGCCCGTACAAAACTTAAATATTTCACACAGACGAAAATTTCGTTTACACCGATGGAACTAGTGCGGCTTGTAATCGCGAGTGTTATGGACTCCACTACTCGGCAATCACTGACGAACGCACGATACACAACCACCGCTGATCTGTTAACAGGAATAGCCCTTTACATTAAGCGACGCCGGGACCCGAAGGATCAGGATCATCGTAAAAATCCTTCGAAACGTCCTTACAGCACCTCTCGTCCAGGAAAGCGATGTTTTGTTTGCGATTCGATGGACCATGTGCAAAGCGATTGTCCTAAAAGACAAAAAATTGCGGCCGGCAGTTCTCGACCACCATCGAAGCATACTGCTACCTGCACCTATTGCACAAAACGCGGACATGAGGAAGATACCTGCTGGCTCAAGCAACGGGCCCAACGATTCAATGCAGGTCAATCCCCGACCGAAAATATATCGAAAACGACCTACAGGACCCAAAAGGGAAAACCCGAAGTgaacgcgtgttattcgatgcCGCATCAGCCGACACCTGTCATCATCCGAGACTGTGttgttcgaaattgtttaatcgATTCGG GAGGCTTGCAGATGCTGATCAACGAGGACGGGACTTCAAGACTCGTACGCTGCCCGTCGAAGCTACCACAGGAACCGACGAGCGAGATGCAACCCCTCGCCTGCGTAGCTGTGGACCTTGATGAACCCATAAAGAGTCAACTTAATAGTCTACTCAACCGGTATAGACACATGTCTAACAACGATAATATAATTCATAACAAGGTGAAGACCGCCCGACTCGACATCACTCTGAAAGAAGGTAAAATTGTTAATTACCATCCATATAGGCTGTCATTTAGCGAGCGAGAAAAGGTACGCGTTATAATTAACGACTTATTAGAAAAGGGCATAATACGCGAAAGCACTTCGTCTTTTGCGAGCCCCATTATACTAGTGAAGAAAAAGAACGGTGAGGATCGTTTGTGCGTAGATTATCGCGCTTTAAATCGGATAACCGTAAAAGACCGGTACCCTCTTCCTTTAATCGATGACCAGTTAGATCGGTTaggaaaaaacaaatatttcacggtTCTCGACATGGCATCCGGCTTCCACCAGATTGCCATCGCGGAAGACTCCGTATCCAAGACCGCCTTTGTTACACCTGATGGTCATTTCGAATATCTTCGAATGCCGTTTGGTCTAGCAAACGCTCCCGCCGTCTTTCAACGGGCAATTAATATCGCCTTAGGAAACCTTAAATATGATACTGCTCTAGTGTATCTCGACGATATTTTAATACCATCTATAACAAAGGAAGAAGGATTAGAAAAATTAGACAGGGTTTTGCACGCATTGGACACAGCTGggttttctttaaatattaaaaaatgtaaattccTTGAAACGGAAATAGAGTATTTAGGAAGAGTAGTGTCGGCAGAAGGAATTAAACCTGGTAGGGGAAAAGTTAAAGCTCTTGTAGAATCACCAGTACCCGAAAATGTTAAACAGGTGCGACAATTCATGGGTTTAGCTGGGTATTTCCGTAAATTTATACCCGAATTTGCTGTTCGGACAGCGTGTATCACGAAACTCACAAAAAATAACGAGCCCTGGAATTGGGGAAGCGAACATGAAACAGCACGAAAATATGTAATCGACAAGCTTACGTCGGAACCATGCCTGGTAACATTCGATCCTAATAAAGAAACGGAACTACATACAGACGCGAGCGCGATAGGCTATGGAGCAGTTCTGTTTCAGAAATTCGAAAGAGATTTGCGAGTGGTGGCTTACTTTAGTCGCCGAACGACAGTAGAAGAATCGCGTTATCACTCTTACGAATTGGAAACCTTGGCCGTGGTTAATGCGTTGAAATACTTTCGCGTCTACCTTTTAGGTATAGAATTTAAGCTAGTAACCGATTGTAATGCGATAAAGGCGACTAACACCAAACGAGATTTATTACCGCGCATAGCTCGATGGTGGATATACCTGCAGGATTTCAACTATACTATAGAGTATCGTAAAGGGAAACATATAGAATATGCAGATTATTTAAGTCGAAATCCCAGTAAAAATAAAGCCTGCTACGTAAATGTCATTTGTCAAGGATCGTGGTTGGAAATTGCACAAAAGAATGACGAGGAAACCAAGTCGATAATCGAAAGGATTCGTT ACGCCTTTACTAAATACGTTCAACTTGTGCCGTTGACATCTTTAACAGGCGAAGAAACTTTACAAGTTTTTAGGGAACGCCTATTATTATTTGGAAGACCACGAACAGTAGTATTAGATCGCG